The DNA sequence GGAACCATGCTGCTCTTCTTTCCCATTGTGTGATAAAACTAGAACCGTGTCTTCAAGCATCATGGTGATGCTTGTGCCTGTCTTGTCTCCTGTTGTGTGTTTTAGGAGTTATTACTGTCTCTAATCCCTGACCTTGTATCTCTGGGGTGTTAACTTGTGTTGTGCATTTCCCCTTATAAGAGTACGCTGAATCAGAGCATCAGACTACTCGAAAGGACTGCCTCAGATCTGCCGGTAAGTGGGCCTCCTACAAATCATCTACCCTAACAGTTCACACTGTCTCAATCAACATCAATCATTCGTAATGCATCCATAAACACTGAATAAAGACTACGTAACAGCTCCATAGACTGTTATGAAAGCATCTTGAGCATTCTAATGCTGTGTCCTGTCCAGAACAAAATCACTGATGTGCTGAAGACCATCGAAGCGGCCCAGTATCTCATCTCCCAGAATGCAACACATGTCGCCATCCAGGTGACTAAGATGGCTTCCCAGTCATTGTTTACATTTCAGTGCTAGGATAAAACACAGTAGGTGACATATTATCCCTTTCTCCATTAGGAAACAGAAAAGTACAAGCAAACCATTGTTGGTTACTTCAGGCAATACATAGAGTGGGTCAGGACCTCCGTAAGTATTTGTGTCCCAACAGTTTTTGAATGCCTATTACAGTTCTTATATTAGAATTATGACGTAGAAGATAAACTAGTGTTAGCTCCCAAACTATGTTGACATACAGCTTATCAACTGCTCATTCCCAGAGAATGTTAAGACTTTGGGGTCTAAAAATAGAAAGAACACAAATGGAAACCAACTTTGGAATTTCCTCTGTGAGCTTTGAAccttgttttttcccctctgggCCTTGAACCTTGTTTTCCCTGTGAACCTTGTTTCCCCTGTGAGCCTTAAACCTAGTATCCCCTGTGACCCTTAAACCTTGTTTTCCCCTGTGACCCTTGAACCTTGTTTTCCCCTGTGAGCCTTGAACCTTGTTTTCCCCTGTTGAGCCTTGAACCCTGTAGCATAAGGAGGAAATTAGATGAAGCAGTACTGAGTGCTGGTAAATTACTGTTgtactgtttgaaaagactgctttTCACAACTTTATTGAATTGTGCCAAAAGTAACAGCTCTGCTGACTTGTTTGCAATCAACATAGTCATCAATCGTCCATGTGTGAAGCTATAACATCCATTCATTTTCCAGAAATTCCAACCGACATCTTTCATAATTGTTCGCCAATAGTATAACTGTAACAGATGCCCTTTGTCTGCATGGTTTACCCAGCTGACCATGGAGGTAGCAGCCTGCAAACCCTTCAGCAACATTGTGGACACAGTGGAGATCGTAGCCTGCAGCTTCTTGGTCGACTCGTTGGTAACTAAAAAAGCAATATAAGGGGTCCTTTGAAAACATGCCTGAAACGTCAGTTGGGTGGTTGGTATACGGGGGGAGGTTGGTCTCCGGAGAAGGATCACATGTTACTATACCGGAATACGTTTttttgtagaatagtagtgaaggcatcagaactatgaaataacacatatggaatcatgtagtaaccaaaaaagtgttaaatcaaaatggactttagattcttcaaagtagtcacaatggattggtcttttaccaaatagggctatcttctgtataccacccctacctagtcacaacacaactgtttggcacaaacgcattaagaaggaaagaaattccacaaattaaattttaacaaggcacacctgttaatttaaatgcattccaggtaattacctcatgaagctggttgagagaatgccaagagtgtgcaaagctggcaaAAGATGGCTACTTTAAGGAAAAAGATGGCTACAGTACTTTGGCTAGTCACCCCCCTCCAatcacacacagctacacacctcACCCCCCTCCAATCACACACACCTACGCacctcaccccttcaaatcaCACCTACACACCATTACCCCCAACCTCGCCTGATTTAGAACGTACAGGCCCCGAAATCCAGCACATGATCAGTGAGAGCTACTTGGCAGCGCGCAGTGGGgcaccctacagagtgctgcagacatggggagcgagagacagagccagagaaagagaggagaaggaaataAAACCAGCCTTACATAATCCCGACATCTGTCCTGTCGGCATGGGGCCTtgttactaacacactcccaatGGCAGGAAGCATCTCTGCCTCCCCTAATGAAGTGGAACAAATAGCCACTTAGGGACTCCATAGGTTCCAGCGCCAGCTAATTGACTTGGACTGGGAACAGGATGTTTCTGGACACTCAGCACCGACCAAAGCGCTTGTTAAAGCTCAATGGGTAATTTTACTAGTGTCCCGGAACAAAGGTACAGGAACACAGGAAAGAGTTAGTGCTTCTAGTCATTCCACAATAGCTACACACCACAATAGTTTCCACACTGAGTCTATAGAGTAGAGAAGAGACAACAGCACAGTGTATCTGGtaaggatggaggaatggagctGGTTACCTAACATGGAAACAGAGCAAAGCTGTGACGCTTTGACTATCAGTGGGATTGGAGGGGAGCCAAATGTATCATGAGAGTGTTCATTCTCTAAAACAGACTATGAGGCTGTTACGCACTGTTATTTCATAGCTATGATGACTTTATGACTCAGTGGTTTTCTCATTTAGAGCTGGCTAAACTGCCCCCTCTACacaaacatgcacagacacaaacagataCACACTCTGCAGACATTGATGTCCAAAATGATGGAAAGTCCTTTATGAATCTACAGGGCTGAGAAGTGTAGACTGTGTATGGTGCTATACTTCATACCTAAAGCTCCAGTGTtgaaaagtcacccagtaatGAAATAATAAATGATTCATATGTTTAACATTTTGTTCTACCTAACCATTGCTATACTTTATTTCATAAACCAGTATACCATATGTCTTGATCATTTACTCAACGTTTTGGTGGTGGTAAATCTAAAGAGAACACGAACACACGGCTGCTTTATGCCTGGACATCGGATCCACTGACACGGCATTatctctgttttctctgtttCTCAGAACACATTCTGGTTTGGCCTAGGCTGCTGTGCCCTGTTCCTCCTTCCTAGCATCATCCTGTCAGTAAAACTGGCAAAGTTTTACCGTAGAATGGACACAGAGGATGTTTACGATGAGTGAGTATCTCTACTCCACTTTTAATATTATGCTGTCACAAACAGTTTGTCATATCTGGAAAGAACCATTGGATCATCCTCTTAATTCAACTATAGCTGAGGTTTGGAAGTTCCCTGCTGTTAATTTGTAGTGCAACCCAGTGATTAGTTTGATGTATGGGGATCCTTATTACAGCCTTCTTCCCTGCCAATGGCCCACAACACCTAGCACTTTCCCCCTGCCTATTTGGTTAAAGAGACCATACAGTTGATTTGAGGCCTTTGCGCCCCGCCTCGAAAAGAATCTAGGGCAAACACTGACTTTTTAGACCCTTATTATAAGCATTAAAGAGACTGAAATGGGTAGGAGTCAGGATTACAAAGTGGTAATTAACACAATTTGATTCAGTCCCACAACCGACAAGTTAAATACGAGGTTATAGAGTTGTTTCTGTGCTGTGGTGCTAGCTACTCCTTTCTTTCTTGTTTACTATCTTTTACCCCTCTTATTTCTATAGCTTTACAGTAGTTGTACATAGTAGTAACTTAGTAGTACATAGTAGTAACTTAGTAGTAAGTAGTATTAATAGGAGTAGCAAGTTACAGTAACCTAACACTTTCTACtgcttcattctctctctttgtctcgctctcttttcccTTGCAGTTCATCTGTTTCTGGAACTTGGCATTTTACTTTGTGATAACCATTCCTACTATTTCCATATTCTTCATCCTTATTTTTCATTTAATTTCTCTCTGTCAAGCACTTTGCACTGTAAGAAAACAAACAGCGTATTAAGAGTTGTGGAATGCTATTCATGTTGTTTTATGCATCCTTCAGTCGCCCTCGCCTCGCCCAGGCACTTACAGTAGTGAATTAATGCCATAGACAAGTCACCAAGTGTCTTGATCAATGACGTGTATCGATGTCACCTGATCAGTACTATTGTGCCCAAAACCTTCTAGTGCATTTCATTAACATTTTTGCTTTTTTGTATCTTTGTAGCATTGAGACAATTCCCATGAAAACGTAAGATTCATTTTACCCATTttacctctcctttctccttccaGTATATTTCATTGGTACATCTGTGCTTTTCTGTGGATTTTGTACATAGATCTCATGGTGCTGGCTTTACATTTTTAGCTATGAAATGCATCTCTTGGTGGATCATTTTGGATTTCCTTTGTGTGCTATCTTGAATAAATTACCCTTGTTGATCATTAAGGGCTCTTACAACCATTATCTTACAAAAGCAAAATTCCACCTCTGTTTTTGTAAGTTAAGATGTAAGATAAAATGCTGTGGTTTATACGTTCACAACTTTCTATATGGAAACATTTACGTCTAGAATCCTATTCCTATTTAGAGAAAAGCCTTTTATTGCCGAGGGTTGATAGCATGCCATGTCTCTTACCTCATGTTTTTTTTATGCAATGTTTTGTTTCAGTATGGAAATTGGTAATAATGGTTATCATAATGAGTGTTTACAAGGTATCCAAAACCCTGTAATGACAAGGTAAACTAAATATAAAGCAGGCCTACGGAAATAATCCATTTGCATGGCATGTTTcagggagggatgggggcagGGGCGGCATGTTGGCCTGGGGGCAGTCAGTTACTCAGTGAGATGGTTAAATAAGGTGGATGGGACACTGCATGCCCTAGGGGTTTGGCTAGCCCCTCAGACACATCTGGAGGTCAGCTGGACTCTCTGCTTTGTTGCGGCTCCAGCATTGGGAGGTTGTGAGGTTTACGGCTTGTGTGTTTTGGGTTCGGCATGACCTTTGGAGCATTACTAACTTACCCACTGCATGCTCTGTGCACTTGATCAAGTGACATAAAATTCCCTGCATGTCTTGTCTTCTTTAGAATTGGGTAAACTGCTGTGAATGTACACGTGATCCTTTTGCTCAAAGAGAGGCTAAAAGAGAGGCAAGCATGTCTGCTTTGGTGTGGTACTGAGACAACTGCTCATGTGACTAACTTCTTCTAACAACCTCTAACGGCATGgttttcattgaaatgtacaaaaGACATCTCTGGACAGCCAACATGTTTAAACTATAACAGTGTCCAGACACAGAGAGCATCTCCACAGAATGACTGAAAAGGGAAAAGAACAATAACCAACCTGCCACCTAGGGTTTGTCATATTACAACCAACCCAATAATCAGCAGTTCACCATGGTTGGCTTGTCATATTACAACCAACCCAATAATCAGCAGTTCACCATGGTTGGTTTGTCATATTACAACCAACCCAATAATCAGCAGTTCACCATGGTTGGCTTGTCATATTACAACCAACCCAATAATCAGCAGTTCACCATGGTTGGCTTGTCTTATTACAACCAACTCAATAATCACCAATTCACCATGGTTGTCTTGTCTTATTACAACTGACCCATTAATCAGCAATTCACCATGGTTGGCTTGTCTCAAAGTCAATAGAAAATAATTTTGGATAGAGTGGTTATTATTCCTCCAGTTCAGTGCATATGCAGCATGTGTATGGTGACTGCATGCATCATGTCATCCCTGGTTGGCCTCAAGCCCTCAGCAAGTGTCAATGCAGTGGTTCTGCTTTCTGTGTCTTGGGAAATGCCTGCCCCGTTGCTCTCGTCAAGTGAAGGACCTGGAAGCGAGAGGCATGGTCTTACAAAATGGTCGACCCTCGAATGTTCCCTGTTCCTGCCATTGATGTTGtcccccatctctgtacccctgTGCCTCTAGCATCCCTGCCTATGACACTATGACTAGGTTCCCAAGGGCCTCAGCTCCCCCTAGGCATATCGACTGGTGAGAGAAGGCCGGGCTTTTTGACCGGCTCCAGAAAGGTACTGAGAACCACTGATCACTGGGACGGCgtctctccatccacctcctcaGCATTATCCTCCCTGCCTTGTTCTCTCTTCATGCCATAATCTGCTGGTTGTCTGCATAGCATTGCCACTCTGAAAAACTTCCAGAGCTTCCACAGTCTCTTCTCTCTTGTCTCATCCTTTGCTTGACACTataattttctttatttttcttatGCTACCCCCTCTTCACAGCTTGTTTTAGCGCTTTTATGTCTGCTTCACTGACTTTTCAGAAAGTCTTCACGGTGAGGATTGCTGTTTTTGGAATCACTTATAAACCTTAAACTGCATATGGTTTGATGGTATTTGTGTCTAACCACTTGTAAACTTACTGTAGACCAGacccgctgtgtgtgtgtttgctattCCTATTGACTTATACAGTTTAAAACTAAAGTCTCACTTCTCTCATTTCAAAACTCACATTTCATTGCTTTCATTTCTCCCTCGAGTCTCACAATGGCAAAAGCAATAAGCTTCTGAATTATCCAATTAAATCTGATGCATATAAATGTAAATATTTTCTGATACAGTATCTTCTCTTCTACAGGGCCATCGGAAACTGGAACTGAAACACTAGATTGTACGTTTCCACTATATGATTTATATACTGTTAGTATTTTCTACGATCACTTTTAGCATAGAAATATACCACGTTATTGGCTATCCGTGTAGAAACATACCACGTTATTGGCTATCCGTGTAGAAACATACCACGTTATTGGCTATCCGTGTAGAAACACACCACGTTATTGGCTATCCGTATAGAAACATACCACGTTATTGGCTATCCGTGTAGAAACATACCACGTTATTGGCTATCCGTGTAGAAACATACCACGTTATTGGCTATCCGTGTAGAAACATACCACGTTATTGGCTATCCGTGTAGAAACATACCACGTTATTGGCTATCCGTGTAGAAACATACCACGTTATTGGCTATCCGTGTAGAAACATACCACTTTATTGGCTATCCGTGTAGAAACATACCACGTTATTGGCTATCCGTGTAGAAATATACCACGTTATTGACTATCCGTGTAGAAATATACCACGTTATTGACTATCCGTGTAGAAATATACCACGTTATTGACTATCTGTGTAGAAATATACCACGTTATTGACTATCTGTGTAGAAATATACCACGTTATTGACTATCTGTGTAGAAATATACCACGTTATTGACTATCTGTGTAGAAATATATCACGTTATTGACTATCTGTGTAGAAATATACCACGTTATTGACTATCTGTGTAGAAACATACCACGTTATTGGCTATCCGTGTAGAAATATACCACGTTATTGACTATCTGTGTAAATCATTTTACATCAGTGCATTATTACTCAGTGTTGAATTATATTTAATCTATTTTTAGGACTCCATCCACTTCCCACCCCTTGAACAAGACAAAGCTCAGAAAATATGTCCTTACTGGCAGAAGAAGCCCCTAACAAGAAGCTGATGTCTTTTGTATGTGTTCACCTggccctctcttcctctatctccatGGATCTATTTACTGACAACATCCTCCTGCCCAGTCACAACCTCTTCTGGATATCCAGTGTCCAATAGGACCCCCTAGACACTACACAAGGTGTTGTCATCAACTCTTCCTTTGATTTTCCCTGGGGAACAATAAGGAAGGTGTACATCTGAGACAGTGTTGGTTGACCTTCATCCTTCACCACACACAGATGTCTGTTGTGCCTGTGTTTACATTAGTCTGAGCCGAGGCTGAGTTCAAACTGCAGACACAACAACAATTCAGAGGGCTGTGTATTCTCAAACCTTTTGTACTTCTTCTGTGTTTTGTAAAAAGCAACTGAAAAGGTATTTTGAAGGTCATGTAGAGCTGTTACAAGAACATTTCCATTTCTTGTCATAGTTGAATGATGTTTTACTAACTGATTGGGAGAGATGTTTGAAACACAACCTCGGTGTGGAAGAAGACTTGAAGGTCGTGGATCGTAGGCCTATATGTTTGTGCTTGAATAATATAAGGACAATTACAAAATAGCATGACTTTTGTATGTTGGCAACATTAGAAGACAGACAGAGGTTGTTATCCTTGCTGAGGCATACTGACAGATGACTGTTAGACCTGTTTAAAAATAGAATTTTGACTGATGACCACCATATTTGTAAGATATGAGGAAATATCTCATATCAGTGCATAACAGGTGGAATATCACATGAACCTGAACAGAAATGTCAGGAGACTATAACATTCCTTAGTTCGTTAATTTATTAACAATAATGCAAAGTATCATGTTGAGTAAACTAACACGGCATGTTAATCAAGATATTTTTTTGGCTATTGTAGTGGTCAAACCTTAAAGTGGAGAACTGCTATTTGAAGCCAAATTCTATTCTTACTGTAGGTCTCAGGTCTTTAGTTGTTTAACAGTTATGCATAGTATATTGTTTcaatattatatttttttatcccACAATAGCTATTGGTACCTATGGAACTACAGAAGGGTAAATGTATTGAAGAGTTGATTGTATATAAGAGATGTATTGCTTAAAGTGAATGATGACACCCGGATGGATTATGCTGAAAAACATTAACGTGCTGTACATGCCACCCCGATAATATGACCCATCTGTTCTCACTTGTTTACAGGTTATGTTCCTTCTCCACCACTGTCTGCTTCTTAAAGATGGGGGTCATTAGCCTACTTAACTACCATGTGCTGTCAATCAAATGGCATTAAGCCAGTAGAGGTTTGTTGATGAGAGGAGTGAGGACTTCTTAATGGTTTGCATAACTGATCTTGCCCATTGCGTCTCGGACAGAAGCTTCACTTCCCAATAACTATTACTTAAGTACATGCCTGCAGACTGCTTACCTGTGTATGCTTAGGTATTACATCACACGCTATTTTACTGATTGCTTAAGACAGACATTTTGTATGCACCATCTGGTTAGATAGTGGGTGCAATGTTTATTGGTTGTTTTAAGGGTAAAACTGTAATGTTGGCACTGCTGGTGCCCATTGGAAATGAGTGCCCATGATGGTGATCTGAAAGTGTATAAATTGTGAATAAAACATTCAATTTCATTCTTGtatacaattattattttttttatgtgtcTCACAAAGTGACTGCTGGAGAAACCAAACATTCTCAAATTGAAAAAACACAGGTTAAGGTCAAGGGGTCTCCTATTTTGGACACCATGTCCTTTGTCTTGTGTAAAGCATTATCTACATATGATCAGGAACATTTGACATGAGACAGTGGGCTGGCACATTTGAGATATTACCAAAAAAGACCAGTCTTATATTTCCACTGTCGGATATAGAACATGGTGTACTCCATTACGTACCTGCTATTTTGAAAAGGAGATTATCATCTTTTCCAATTGACGTTTTTCACAGTCATTTGGCACCCACACCTACTGTACATCTGTGGAGACCAGATATACATTTTCTAGTCCGCACATACCACATGACCACTTCTCCCTCACCCTAAATGTGCAACTGGTTAAAGAAGATTGGGTAATGCCTTTATACTTTAGAGTGAGTCACTGGATTTAGTCATTGggtacacaaccaaccaagccgctgcttctttaacacagcttccaacccggaagccagccacaccaatgcgccggaggaaacaccgggTTATTCTTGTTCTTTCTTAACTGGCACAGTAATTACTTCCTGTGTGGCACGCTAGATTGACCTACCGCCACCCACATGCATATTTGTTTGGAACTTCTTGGATTTTTTCCCTCAAGTTTCTCCCCAGTCTCCAGTTTCAGATTTTATTGTGTTTATATTTGGAAGGAAATTATAGGCTGTGCTGTATGGTTGTAAACCTCAACTACCTTTAAAACAGCAATGAACCTTGAACAATTCAACATGTCCTTGCAGGATAGCATTTTAAGACACGTTGTGGTATTGAGTTGAACAGTATCTAAAAGTGAGGGGGAAAAATTGGCGTGGTGAATGATTAAAGTGGCGTGGTGGACGATTAGATAAATATTATGTTGGCATCAGTGCGCCAAGCTTCTCAAAATTAATGACAGTCTGGGGAATTGTTCTCAAACGATAAAGTCCACAAAGTCTTGCTTGACATATTTCTCAATTAaacatttgtagttctaaattgCTTATAATATGGGCGATTACATAAAACCTGGTTAAACGTGTGGGCATCAATGTTCCCAGCCTATTTTGCTTCATCCCAATTGGTTTTGCATGTGGCCCTGGCTTTCATTGACAGTCGCTAGACAAGCATAAATTATAGTCACATTGCAGAGGGGGGcactactctcctcccctcttcaggAGGGCTCTTGTAGCCCAGACTTTTTTTCACCTGAATGCCCTCTTTGTGTGCAAAGCCCATAAATAGCAAGAGGGACCCTCAGCTTCTACAGTCCcaatctcactccctctctcgcaCTCAAGCATCTGGTATAACCATGTGGACTCGGGCCGGTGCACTGCTGCTCCTCGCCTGCTGTCTCTGGGCAGTGGAGGGACAGAATGAGAATGGCAACACGAGGGCAGGCaatggtggtgctgctgctgctgctgcagagaACAGGAAGAGTGTCTGGGAGGACCCCATCCAGTTCAACAACAAGGCAAAGGACTTCTGCATCATGAGTGTCACCGGCCAGGGAAATGTCACCAGGCTGAGGATATTGTGCCAGGGTGCCGAGAGAACATACTGGTGCGAGTACACGGGTAAGCCCCAGATGTGCCGTCCCTACAACAACAACCCTCACCACTATTTCACCCAGATCATGTGGGACCTGAGGAAACTACAAAACGCCTGCCAGGCACCCAAAGCTATCAAGCCTCAAATGTGCAAGAGGGCACCGGAAGACGCACAGATGGTGTTCTCTGCTTCCTCCACGCCAGAGGCCGCACCAGCAGCAATCCCTGAAAAGCCAGAGAAAGCCCAAGAGCCAAACCAGGCAAAACCAGAGACCCCCAAGGTACCATTCACCAAGCAGGCTAAGCCAGCCGCAACCAAGCCTGAAGCTAAATCAGCAAGACCAGAGCAGGCAAGGCCGGAGCAAACTAAACCAGAGAAAGCCAGGCCAGAGCCAGCAAAACCAGAAGCAAGACCAGCACCTACAAAACCTGAAAAAGCCCGAACAGAAGCAAGACCAGCACCTACAAAGTCACTGCAATCCAGACCTGAGCAGGCAAAACCAGCAGCCGCAAAACCAGCAGCAGCAAAACCAGCAGCTTCAAAACCAGCAGGCTCAAAACCAGTCAAGCCAGCAGTGAACAAGACAGCTGTTCTAAAAAAGCTTCTGACCCCCAAACCAACCGCTCTGAAACCAACCAAGCCCACTGTCAAGAGCAATGCCAAACAGCTGGCACAAGAATATTGTTGGCGGTCACTCCAAGGCATCTGTTCCTATGTCATTGATTGGTTTCAGAACTAATAATGAAGGTGAGTTTAAAAAGTTGGCTGTTTATATTTTCTTAATTGTAGTCATAGCATTGTATATTATCATGATGATCATTTGTATGAAAAAGTATGTCTGTCGATCAAATACCTGAAATTAACTCAGGTCTGTAAAAAGTATGTTGAGTATTTTACTGAGTGTAGAAAACGTCAACCTATTCACTATATTTACTTTTTGCTCCCTCTTTCCCAGATGTAGATTTCTTTTGAAGATTACTTCAAAAGTCTGTCTAAAGAGGTGCTCAGAGTGGTTTTCCAGAAAATGACTTTGATAAATGGTAGAAGAGAGTTCTAACACCCTCTTTGCGGAAATGATCATGCTGACACTGCTGTCAATCAAACAACTTTCCAGCCTGCCATTTCACCATGATTTGTGCACTGTAATACAAAAATCTACTTGTTTCAACAAATGATTATTAAGTAACTAGTTACATAGTCTTTTTTAGTTTACTGAACTTTTCAGTCCAAGTGTTACCTcgagaaacaaaaaaaaatagttGGTCCAAACTTAGCTCCAACTCTAGAAAACTTGTCTCATATGTTCATTCAACTATCAATTATTTGTGAATCTTAACTAATACAGGTGTGCAACTGGTTACACACAGTGGTTTTAACATACAatgttttcaacttacatatCTTACACGTTGACATACATCATTACATTGTtcatttatacagtcattattattcaacatgtcatCTCCTGGGCTTTgcactcacaacctcttggttcatggCATTCCTatcttcctgctatgccaccatgtTGGTGTCAATTATCAGTTAATCTGGCTTTTCTCTCACCATTGATTTAACTTAGTTATTTCAGCAATTTGATgtttttctgtatagttgtctgaTGTTGGTGGGGCATGTTACTCTGTTTtaaagtttttatttatttaacctttatttaactctgcaagtcagttaagaacaaattcttatttacaatggcaacagacaccggccaaacctggacgacgctgggccaattgtgctccgccctatggggctcccaatcacggctggttgtgatacagcctgaattcaaacccgggtgtctgtagtgacgcctctagcactgagatgcagtgcctaagaccgctgcgccactcgggagcaagtTACTCCTTAATCACTATGATAAATAAAATATTAGTTCTCTAATGTACTTTTAACAGATCTGATATTTACTTACTGAAGTGCAAAGTGTTCCAATACAGGTGAAACAGTCATTGACAGGcatggtggcatagcaggaagattggcatgctgtgaaccaagaggttgttcAAATCCCACATGTTGAATATGAATTGCTGTAtacatgcacaatgtaatcatgtgtGTCAAATATCTAAGTTGTTGCAATTAGTTCCACCACCTTTTTTAGTTAAGATACTCAAATAATAATTTCTAGTTGAATTAACATATGAGACAATTTGAGCAACACAATCTTAAATTGATTAATTTTTGGAGCTAAGTTTGTGCCAACTAAAAATGTTAATTTCAGGTAACACTTTGACCGAAACATTTTGTAAACAAAAAAAAGCTGTGACACCAGTTACTTAATATTAAGTTCCATCGAGACCAATACCAAAAACATAATTCCAAGGGTCACAATGACAACTAAAAGCATCCATATCTGAATGTGTGGATTGGGTATGGACAGATCATTAAATCCATCGTCTTCCACATGGTACTCATTTTGGTGACAGTTTTTACTGTTGGTGACAGTTTTTTTACAGTTTGTTTTTTCAGACAAACCTATGATACCCTATAATGGTCTCTCCTAAGGCAGATACGCCATTGGTTTTGCCTtctttgtatgtttgtttatgtgtacgTTTGTATCACCATAAACCATGTATTGAAATGCACAAGGTTGTGTCATTCACATTTAGACTGGCATATTCAGCTCTACCACTGGTTCATTGGACTGAAAGGTCACAATCAATGAATGAATGTCGACATGTGTATGTAATAAATAAATGTGTGTTCTTAATTCTTTttagtgtgtctgtgttcctTAATGCCTTGCTTTAAGTTCAAAGCCTTTCTCTcacta is a window from the Oncorhynchus clarkii lewisi isolate Uvic-CL-2024 chromosome 14, UVic_Ocla_1.0, whole genome shotgun sequence genome containing:
- the LOC139366013 gene encoding fibroblast growth factor-binding protein 2-like, which produces MWTRAGALLLLACCLWAVEGQNENGNTRAGNGGAAAAAAENRKSVWEDPIQFNNKAKDFCIMSVTGQGNVTRLRILCQGAERTYWCEYTGKPQMCRPYNNNPHHYFTQIMWDLRKLQNACQAPKAIKPQMCKRAPEDAQMVFSASSTPEAAPAAIPEKPEKAQEPNQAKPETPKVPFTKQAKPAATKPEAKSARPEQARPEQTKPEKARPEPAKPEARPAPTKPEKARTEARPAPTKSLQSRPEQAKPAAAKPAAAKPAASKPAGSKPVKPAVNKTAVLKKLLTPKPTALKPTKPTVKSNAKQLAQEYCWRSLQGICSYVIDWFQN